A window from Mangifera indica cultivar Alphonso chromosome 2, CATAS_Mindica_2.1, whole genome shotgun sequence encodes these proteins:
- the LOC123206210 gene encoding uncharacterized protein LOC123206210, producing MKESSTSTEPIAQNLIKLISNLCFSVFVFSVLIFTVIAITYQPPDPWLESAPALTKLFTQTENATFKDDKSILKTGEDLPLASGRAASPVSSITEEVIEKSEKDIKNLTVVAEPECEDLKVVNCSDPRVLIAVERFNLKYFKSIVFLEYKTPVNGSKPGECDVAWRFRNKKEKSWRRYRDFRRFRFESGENCTYKVVYASGWHSGVNARRMYRSRFNTTRTGVNTKVIPTIRDDEINDTIPTMGSEMNFRKGRYLYYSRGGDYCKGMNQYMWSFLCGLGEAMYLNRTFVMDLSVCLSATYNPSNKDEEGKDFRFYFDFEHLKEVASIVEEGEFLRDWKKWDRSHKRKVPTKKVVTYKVTPMQLKKDKSTIIWRQFDAPEPENYWYRVCEGQAAKYIQRPWHALWKSKRLMNIVTGISGKMDWDFDAVHVVRGEKAQNKGLWPHLDSDTSPDALLAKLQGMVQPWRHLYIATNEPFYNYFDKLRSQYKVHLLDDYKELWSNSSEWYNETASLNNGRPVEFDGYMRVAVDTEVFYMAKVRVETFYNLTKDCKDGVNTC from the coding sequence ATGAAAGAATCAAGTACAAGCACGGAGCCAATAGCCCAGAATTTGATAAAACTTATAAGCAACCTATGTTTCTCAGTCTTTGTATTCTCAGTTCTTATATTTACTGTAATTGCTATTACATATCAGCCTCCAGATCCATGGCTTGAATCTGCACCAGCTTTAACAAAGCTATTCACTCAAACCGAAAATGCTACTTTTAAAGATGACAAATCTATCCTCAAAACCGGTGAAGATTTGCCACTTGCTTCTGGCCGTGCTGCTTCACCTGTTAGTTCCATCACTGAAGAAGTGATTGAGAAGTCTGAGAAAGATATAAAGAATTTAACAGTTGTGGCTGAACCAGAGTGTGAGGACTTGAAGGTGGTAAATTGTTCTGACCCACGAGTTTTGATCGCAGTTGAGAGGTTTAACTTGAAGTATTTCAAGTCAATTGTGTTTCTGGAGTATAAAACTCCAGTAAATGGGTCGAAACCAGGTGAGTGTGATGTGGCCTGGAGGTTTAGAAACAAGAAGGAGAAGTCTTGGAGGAGGTACAGGGATTTTAGGAGGTTTAGATTTGAAAGTGGGGAGAATTGTACTTATAAGGTTGTGTATGCAAGTGGTTGGCATTCTGGTGTTAATGCCAGGAGGATGTATAGGAGTAGATTTAATACCACCAGGACTGGTGTGAATACCAAAGTTATACCAACAATTCGGGATGATGAGATCAATGACACAATCCCGACTATGGGATCGGAGATGAATTTTCGGAAAGGGAGATACTTGTATTACTCGCGTGGAGGGGATTATTGCAAAGGAATGAATCAGTACATGTGGAGTTTCTTGTGTGGCTTGGGGGAGGCTATGTATTTGAATAGAACATTTGTAATGGATTTGAGTGTTTGCTTGTCAGCAACTTATAATCCAAGTAATAAGGACGAGGAGGGGAAGGATTTTCGATTTTATTTTGACTTTGAGCATCTTAAGGAGGTGGCATCAATTGTAGAGGAAGGTGAGTTTTTGAGAGATTGGAAGAAATGGGATCGGAGTCATAAGAGGAAAGTGCCAACCAAGAAAGTTGTTACATACAAGGTTACACCAATGCAACTTAAGAAAGATAAGAGCACAATTATTTGGAGGCAGTTTGATGCTCCAGAGCCAGAGAATTATTGGTATAGAGTGTGTGAAGGGCAAGCTGCAAAATACATTCAGAGGCCATGGCATGCATTGTGGAAATCTAAGAGATTGATGAATATAGTCACAGGGATCAGTGGGAAAATGGATTGGGATTTTGATGCTGTCCATGTGGTTCGAGGAGAAAAAGCTCAAAACAAGGGGCTCTGGCCTCATTTGGATTCTGATACATCTCCTGATGCTCTCCTTGCAAAGCTGCAAGGAATGGTTCAACCTTGGAGACATCTGTATATTGCAACTAATGAACCATTTTATAATTACTTTGATAAATTAAGGTCTCAGTACAAGGTCCATTTGCTTGATGACTACAAGGAACTGTGGAGCAATTCAAGTGAGTGGTACAATGAGACTGCATCTCTGAACAACGGACGACCAGTTGAGTTTGATGGATACATGAGAGTTGCTGTGGACACTGAAGTCTTTTACATGGCAAAGGTACGCGTGGAGACCTTTTATAACTTGACTAAAGACTGCAAGGATGGAGTTAATACCTGCTGA